The proteins below come from a single Solea senegalensis isolate Sse05_10M linkage group LG2, IFAPA_SoseM_1, whole genome shotgun sequence genomic window:
- the si:ch211-218d20.15 gene encoding uncharacterized protein si:ch211-218d20.15, with the protein MAVNASEPLCQPCFYNGAFKVDLQVKRPLMPVQLSPEQVGLEMLCLCGQLDLLIRAQMQQFQEQLGQGCSPEESDTFQAQGSEILDQMLQCLEHLPKPMPQLEDYLDMIGLSVMFPRVEVFLIQGSPMDMLERPPMDEYFFHIAKLNQLLVLSQQLEEDVRHLGSHKYIAHQLSVIYQVISSFRGIQVFTEIKKDIEANFKQMKESLVNVEGSRHEPQLAAHYINWILEITQSLTSVVLSLPEELTNDLHQAVFFVSQFLS; encoded by the exons ATGGCAGTGAACGCATCAGAACCGCTCTGCCAGCCGTGCTTTTACAATGGGGCGTTCAAAG TGGATCTACAGGTGAAGAGACCGCTGATGCCGGTACAGCTGAGTCCTGAGCAGGTGGGCCTGGAGATGCTGTGTCTTTGTGGGCAACTGGACCTTCTCATCAGGGCACAGATGCAGCAG TTCCAGGAGCAGTTAGGTCAAGGCTGCAGCCCAGAGGAATCAGACACTTTCCAGGCTCAAG GATCGGAGATTCTTGATCAGATGCTGCAGTGCCTTGAACATCTACCAAAACCTATGCCACAGCTGGAG GACTACCTGGACATGATAGGTCTGTCAGTGATGTTTCCTCGAGTGGAGGTATTTCTCATTCAAGGTAGCCCCATGGACATGTTAGAGAGGCCGCCAATGGATG AGTATTTCTTCCACATTGCCAAACTGAACCAACTCTTGGTGCTGAGTCAACAACTAGAGGAGGATGTCAGGCATCTTGGAAGTCATAAATACATTGCCCACCAGCTCTCTGTGATATAT CAAGTCATCAGCTCTTTCAGGGGAATTCAGGTCTTCactgaaataaagaaagataTTGAGGCCAACTTCAAACAGATGAAAGAGTCTCTAGTGAATGTTGAAGGCTCTCGGCATGAGCCTCAACTGGCTGCTCACTACATCAACTG gattttagaaataactCAAAGCTTGACATCGGTGGTGTTGTCACTACCAGAGGAACTGACAAACGACCTTCACCAGGCTGTGTTCTTCGTGTCGCAGTTCCTGTCCTGA